A window from Solanum stenotomum isolate F172 chromosome 7, ASM1918654v1, whole genome shotgun sequence encodes these proteins:
- the LOC125870177 gene encoding phosphoglycerate kinase, cytosolic-like isoform X2 gives MVRLDLTILLREHKKQQSPAACIISTIKYLHKAGAKLILISNWSVRADLQLLKLEYVAEFLSSELEQKVIPVEFGSGFEQSLMEDRHKSDILLLENLSHFKQEQANSSEFSRRLSSGVDIFVNDTFFQSHKILASNVGITGFCYASIAGFHFDEQMSQLQKIIEMNKRPYFAIVGGNLAGKAAALLFLASRCDGLVFVGDAAFQIMHAFGLPVPMELVEQESLEAAHVLVEAAKARGVQIILPKDFWCLNDYYPSQMNIFPANHIMDGWKPVDVGPNTLEEMISVLSRCKKILWIGAVKFSSSHQESAGASNLAAMLYNLSQKNCDLIVVGKQACETIVGKSSHVTADMIENASIVWEFLKGRKLHGLLALDRAYPFELNWDALYASMTLPLVVDVGSGNGLFLTRMAKMRKDWNFLGLERNEKLVRRCLDHVSQSGMTNGYFIATNATSTFRSIVSSYPGDLVLVSIQCPNPDFNKTEHRWRMVQRSLVEAIADLVAPDGKVFLQSDVKEVAVRMKKEFMKYGKGKLTVMHDLEDITSHQDGWLNENPFGIRSDWEQHVIERGAPMYRLLLLKSSPSG, from the exons ATGGTCAGATTGGATTTGACCATCCTGCTAAGGGAGCACAAGAAACAGCAGTCTCCAGCAGCTTGTATAATTTCAACCATCAAGTATCTACACAAAGCTGGAGCAAAGTTAATTCTAATCAGTAACTGGAGTGTGAGAGCTGACTTGCAGCTTCTCAAATTGGAATATGTTGCAG AATTTCTATCGTCAGAGCTTGAACAAAAAGTCATACCAGTGGAGTTTGGTTCTGGATTTGAGCAGTCCCTGATGGAAGACAGACATAAATCTGACATCCTTCTTCTTGAGAACCTTTCTCACTTTAAGCAGGAGCAAGCCAATAGTTCAGAGTTTTCACGACGCCTATCATCTGGCGTGGATATCTTTGTTAATGATACATTTTTTCAATCACATAAGATTCTTGCATCAAATGTTGGTATTACCGGCTTCTGCTATGCGTCCATTGCTGGATTTCACTTTGACGAGCAAATGTCTCAACTGCAGAAGATAATCGAGATGAACAAGAGGCCCTATTTTGCAATA GTTGGTGGTAATCTCGCTGGGAAAGCAGCAGCCTTGCTATTTTTGGCATCTAGATGTGACGGCCTAGTGTTTGTTGGCGATGCTGCATTTCAAATAATGCATGCTTTTGGATTACCTGTTCCTATGGAATTGGTGGAACAAGAATCACTAGAGGCAGCCCATGTGCTAGTTGAGGCTGCAAAGGCAAGAGGAGTACAAATCATATTACCAAAAGACTTTTGGTGCCTCAATGATTATTATCCGTCGCAGATGAATATTTTTCCTGCTAATCATATCATGGATG GATGGAAACCTGTTGATGTTGGACCGAACACATTGGAGGAAATGATCTCCGTGCTTTCAAGATGCAAG aaaattttgTGGATTGGAGCTGTAAAGTTCAGCTCATCACATCAAGAATCTGCTGGAGCATCCAACTTAGCTGCGATGCTTTATAATCTTAGTCAAAAGAACTGTGATCTTATTGTGGTTGGCAAACAGGCATGTGAGACAATTGTTGGGAAATCAAGCCATGTTACAGCTGATATGATTGAAAATGCTTCCATTGTCTGGGAGTTTCTGAAAGGGAGAAAGCTTCACGGGCTCTTGGCACTAGATAGA GCATATCCATTTGAGTTGAATTGGGATGCTTTATATGCCAGTATGACCCTACCTCTTGTTGTTGACGTAGGAAGTG GCAACGGCTTATTTCTTACCAGAATGGCAAAGATGAGGAAGGATTGGAACTTTCTTGGACTGGAGAGAAATGAAAAG TTGGTAAGACGTTGTCTTGATCATGTTTCTCAATCTGGAATGACAAATGG ATACTTCATAGCAACAAATGCCACATCAACATTCCGATCCATTGTTTCCAGTTACcctggtgatcttgtgcttgtGTCAATTCAG TGTCCAAATCCAGATTTCAATAAAACAGAACACCGATGGAGGATGGTGCAGAGATCATTAGTTGAAGCAATAGCAGACTTGGTAGCTCCTGATGGGAAG GTATTTCTCCAATCTGATGTAAAAGAAGTTGCAGTGAGaatgaaaaaagaatttatGAAATATGGCAAGGGCAAACTCACAGTAATGCATGATTTGGAAGATATCACAAGTCACCAAGATGGATGGTTGAACGAAAATCCCTTTGGCATTCGATCGGATTGGGAGCAACATGTTATAGAACGTGGCGCTCCTATGTACAGATTACTGCTATTGAAATCTTCGCCTTCTGGTTGA
- the LOC125870177 gene encoding phosphoglycerate kinase, cytosolic-like isoform X1, with protein MSYVLEFFLGYSLPRISNFHNGCTKFQDLQQIRLRLSYGKCSAVQKCKKIQFLQQGLNLELADHADLHSFREEAEACDGRDSDILPHVQTLRNFPEEELIGKVVMVRLDLTILLREHKKQQSPAACIISTIKYLHKAGAKLILISNWSVRADLQLLKLEYVAEFLSSELEQKVIPVEFGSGFEQSLMEDRHKSDILLLENLSHFKQEQANSSEFSRRLSSGVDIFVNDTFFQSHKILASNVGITGFCYASIAGFHFDEQMSQLQKIIEMNKRPYFAIVGGNLAGKAAALLFLASRCDGLVFVGDAAFQIMHAFGLPVPMELVEQESLEAAHVLVEAAKARGVQIILPKDFWCLNDYYPSQMNIFPANHIMDGWKPVDVGPNTLEEMISVLSRCKKILWIGAVKFSSSHQESAGASNLAAMLYNLSQKNCDLIVVGKQACETIVGKSSHVTADMIENASIVWEFLKGRKLHGLLALDRAYPFELNWDALYASMTLPLVVDVGSGNGLFLTRMAKMRKDWNFLGLERNEKLVRRCLDHVSQSGMTNGYFIATNATSTFRSIVSSYPGDLVLVSIQCPNPDFNKTEHRWRMVQRSLVEAIADLVAPDGKVFLQSDVKEVAVRMKKEFMKYGKGKLTVMHDLEDITSHQDGWLNENPFGIRSDWEQHVIERGAPMYRLLLLKSSPSG; from the exons ATGAGTTATGTTCTGGAATTCTTCTTAGGATACTCTTTACCTAGAATATCAAATTTCCACAATGGTTGTACAAAATTTCAAGATTTGCAACAAATTAGACTGCGTTTATCATATGGGAAATGTTCTGCAGttcaaaaatgtaaaaagattcaatttttacaACAAG GTTTAAATTTGGAGCTGGCTGATCATGCTGATCTGCATTCATTTCGAGAGGAG GCTGAAGCTTGTGATGGGAGAGATTCCGATATCTTACCTCACGtgcaaaccctaagaaacttccCGGAGGAGGAGCTAATTGGAAAAGTTGTCATGGTCAGATTGGATTTGACCATCCTGCTAAGGGAGCACAAGAAACAGCAGTCTCCAGCAGCTTGTATAATTTCAACCATCAAGTATCTACACAAAGCTGGAGCAAAGTTAATTCTAATCAGTAACTGGAGTGTGAGAGCTGACTTGCAGCTTCTCAAATTGGAATATGTTGCAG AATTTCTATCGTCAGAGCTTGAACAAAAAGTCATACCAGTGGAGTTTGGTTCTGGATTTGAGCAGTCCCTGATGGAAGACAGACATAAATCTGACATCCTTCTTCTTGAGAACCTTTCTCACTTTAAGCAGGAGCAAGCCAATAGTTCAGAGTTTTCACGACGCCTATCATCTGGCGTGGATATCTTTGTTAATGATACATTTTTTCAATCACATAAGATTCTTGCATCAAATGTTGGTATTACCGGCTTCTGCTATGCGTCCATTGCTGGATTTCACTTTGACGAGCAAATGTCTCAACTGCAGAAGATAATCGAGATGAACAAGAGGCCCTATTTTGCAATA GTTGGTGGTAATCTCGCTGGGAAAGCAGCAGCCTTGCTATTTTTGGCATCTAGATGTGACGGCCTAGTGTTTGTTGGCGATGCTGCATTTCAAATAATGCATGCTTTTGGATTACCTGTTCCTATGGAATTGGTGGAACAAGAATCACTAGAGGCAGCCCATGTGCTAGTTGAGGCTGCAAAGGCAAGAGGAGTACAAATCATATTACCAAAAGACTTTTGGTGCCTCAATGATTATTATCCGTCGCAGATGAATATTTTTCCTGCTAATCATATCATGGATG GATGGAAACCTGTTGATGTTGGACCGAACACATTGGAGGAAATGATCTCCGTGCTTTCAAGATGCAAG aaaattttgTGGATTGGAGCTGTAAAGTTCAGCTCATCACATCAAGAATCTGCTGGAGCATCCAACTTAGCTGCGATGCTTTATAATCTTAGTCAAAAGAACTGTGATCTTATTGTGGTTGGCAAACAGGCATGTGAGACAATTGTTGGGAAATCAAGCCATGTTACAGCTGATATGATTGAAAATGCTTCCATTGTCTGGGAGTTTCTGAAAGGGAGAAAGCTTCACGGGCTCTTGGCACTAGATAGA GCATATCCATTTGAGTTGAATTGGGATGCTTTATATGCCAGTATGACCCTACCTCTTGTTGTTGACGTAGGAAGTG GCAACGGCTTATTTCTTACCAGAATGGCAAAGATGAGGAAGGATTGGAACTTTCTTGGACTGGAGAGAAATGAAAAG TTGGTAAGACGTTGTCTTGATCATGTTTCTCAATCTGGAATGACAAATGG ATACTTCATAGCAACAAATGCCACATCAACATTCCGATCCATTGTTTCCAGTTACcctggtgatcttgtgcttgtGTCAATTCAG TGTCCAAATCCAGATTTCAATAAAACAGAACACCGATGGAGGATGGTGCAGAGATCATTAGTTGAAGCAATAGCAGACTTGGTAGCTCCTGATGGGAAG GTATTTCTCCAATCTGATGTAAAAGAAGTTGCAGTGAGaatgaaaaaagaatttatGAAATATGGCAAGGGCAAACTCACAGTAATGCATGATTTGGAAGATATCACAAGTCACCAAGATGGATGGTTGAACGAAAATCCCTTTGGCATTCGATCGGATTGGGAGCAACATGTTATAGAACGTGGCGCTCCTATGTACAGATTACTGCTATTGAAATCTTCGCCTTCTGGTTGA
- the LOC125870177 gene encoding phosphoglycerate kinase, cytosolic-like isoform X4 has translation MSYVLEFFLGYSLPRISNFHNGCTKFQDLQQIRLRLSYGKCSAVQKCKKIQFLQQGLNLELADHADLHSFREEAEACDGRDSDILPHVQTLRNFPEEELIGKVVMVRLDLTILLREHKKQQSPAACIISTIKYLHKAGAKLILISNWSVRADLQLLKLEYVAEFLSSELEQKVIPVEFGSGFEQSLMEDRHKSDILLLENLSHFKQEQANSSEFSRRLSSGVDIFVNDTFFQSHKILASNVGITGFCYASIAGFHFDEQMSQLQKIIEMNKRPYFAIVGGNLAGKAAALLFLASRCDGLVFVGDAAFQIMHAFGLPVPMELVEQESLEAAHVLVEAAKARGVQIILPKDFWCLNDYYPSQMNIFPANHIMDGWKPVDVGPNTLEEMISVLSRCKKILWIGAVKFSSSHQESAGASNLAAMLYNLSQKNCDLIVVGKQACETIVGKSSHVTADMIENASIVWEFLKGRKLHGLLALDRAYPFELNWDALYASMTLPLVVDVGSGNGLFLTRMAKMRKDWNFLGLERNEKILHSNKCHINIPIHCFQLPW, from the exons ATGAGTTATGTTCTGGAATTCTTCTTAGGATACTCTTTACCTAGAATATCAAATTTCCACAATGGTTGTACAAAATTTCAAGATTTGCAACAAATTAGACTGCGTTTATCATATGGGAAATGTTCTGCAGttcaaaaatgtaaaaagattcaatttttacaACAAG GTTTAAATTTGGAGCTGGCTGATCATGCTGATCTGCATTCATTTCGAGAGGAG GCTGAAGCTTGTGATGGGAGAGATTCCGATATCTTACCTCACGtgcaaaccctaagaaacttccCGGAGGAGGAGCTAATTGGAAAAGTTGTCATGGTCAGATTGGATTTGACCATCCTGCTAAGGGAGCACAAGAAACAGCAGTCTCCAGCAGCTTGTATAATTTCAACCATCAAGTATCTACACAAAGCTGGAGCAAAGTTAATTCTAATCAGTAACTGGAGTGTGAGAGCTGACTTGCAGCTTCTCAAATTGGAATATGTTGCAG AATTTCTATCGTCAGAGCTTGAACAAAAAGTCATACCAGTGGAGTTTGGTTCTGGATTTGAGCAGTCCCTGATGGAAGACAGACATAAATCTGACATCCTTCTTCTTGAGAACCTTTCTCACTTTAAGCAGGAGCAAGCCAATAGTTCAGAGTTTTCACGACGCCTATCATCTGGCGTGGATATCTTTGTTAATGATACATTTTTTCAATCACATAAGATTCTTGCATCAAATGTTGGTATTACCGGCTTCTGCTATGCGTCCATTGCTGGATTTCACTTTGACGAGCAAATGTCTCAACTGCAGAAGATAATCGAGATGAACAAGAGGCCCTATTTTGCAATA GTTGGTGGTAATCTCGCTGGGAAAGCAGCAGCCTTGCTATTTTTGGCATCTAGATGTGACGGCCTAGTGTTTGTTGGCGATGCTGCATTTCAAATAATGCATGCTTTTGGATTACCTGTTCCTATGGAATTGGTGGAACAAGAATCACTAGAGGCAGCCCATGTGCTAGTTGAGGCTGCAAAGGCAAGAGGAGTACAAATCATATTACCAAAAGACTTTTGGTGCCTCAATGATTATTATCCGTCGCAGATGAATATTTTTCCTGCTAATCATATCATGGATG GATGGAAACCTGTTGATGTTGGACCGAACACATTGGAGGAAATGATCTCCGTGCTTTCAAGATGCAAG aaaattttgTGGATTGGAGCTGTAAAGTTCAGCTCATCACATCAAGAATCTGCTGGAGCATCCAACTTAGCTGCGATGCTTTATAATCTTAGTCAAAAGAACTGTGATCTTATTGTGGTTGGCAAACAGGCATGTGAGACAATTGTTGGGAAATCAAGCCATGTTACAGCTGATATGATTGAAAATGCTTCCATTGTCTGGGAGTTTCTGAAAGGGAGAAAGCTTCACGGGCTCTTGGCACTAGATAGA GCATATCCATTTGAGTTGAATTGGGATGCTTTATATGCCAGTATGACCCTACCTCTTGTTGTTGACGTAGGAAGTG GCAACGGCTTATTTCTTACCAGAATGGCAAAGATGAGGAAGGATTGGAACTTTCTTGGACTGGAGAGAAATGAAAAG ATACTTCATAGCAACAAATGCCACATCAACATTCCGATCCATTGTTTCCAGTTACcctggtga
- the LOC125870177 gene encoding phosphoglycerate kinase, cytosolic-like isoform X3, with amino-acid sequence MSYVLEFFLGYSLPRISNFHNGCTKFQDLQQIRLRLSYGKCSAVQKCKKIQFLQQGLNLELADHADLHSFREEAEACDGRDSDILPHVQTLRNFPEEELIGKVVMVRLDLTILLREHKKQQSPAACIISTIKYLHKAGAKLILISNWSVRADLQLLKLEYVAEFLSSELEQKVIPVEFGSGFEQSLMEDRHKSDILLLENLSHFKQEQANSSEFSRRLSSGVDIFVNDTFFQSHKILASNVGITGFCYASIAGFHFDEQMSQLQKIIEMNKRPYFAIVGGNLAGKAAALLFLASRCDGLVFVGDAAFQIMHAFGLPVPMELVEQESLEAAHVLVEAAKARGVQIILPKDFWCLNDYYPSQMNIFPANHIMDGWKPVDVGPNTLEEMISVLSRCKKILWIGAVKFSSSHQESAGASNLAAMLYNLSQKNCDLIVVGKQACETIVGKSSHVTADMIENASIVWEFLKGRKLHGLLALDRAYPFELNWDALYASMTLPLVVDVGSGNGLFLTRMAKMRKDWNFLGLERNEKLVRRCLDHVSQSGMTNGNKCHINIPIHCFQLPW; translated from the exons ATGAGTTATGTTCTGGAATTCTTCTTAGGATACTCTTTACCTAGAATATCAAATTTCCACAATGGTTGTACAAAATTTCAAGATTTGCAACAAATTAGACTGCGTTTATCATATGGGAAATGTTCTGCAGttcaaaaatgtaaaaagattcaatttttacaACAAG GTTTAAATTTGGAGCTGGCTGATCATGCTGATCTGCATTCATTTCGAGAGGAG GCTGAAGCTTGTGATGGGAGAGATTCCGATATCTTACCTCACGtgcaaaccctaagaaacttccCGGAGGAGGAGCTAATTGGAAAAGTTGTCATGGTCAGATTGGATTTGACCATCCTGCTAAGGGAGCACAAGAAACAGCAGTCTCCAGCAGCTTGTATAATTTCAACCATCAAGTATCTACACAAAGCTGGAGCAAAGTTAATTCTAATCAGTAACTGGAGTGTGAGAGCTGACTTGCAGCTTCTCAAATTGGAATATGTTGCAG AATTTCTATCGTCAGAGCTTGAACAAAAAGTCATACCAGTGGAGTTTGGTTCTGGATTTGAGCAGTCCCTGATGGAAGACAGACATAAATCTGACATCCTTCTTCTTGAGAACCTTTCTCACTTTAAGCAGGAGCAAGCCAATAGTTCAGAGTTTTCACGACGCCTATCATCTGGCGTGGATATCTTTGTTAATGATACATTTTTTCAATCACATAAGATTCTTGCATCAAATGTTGGTATTACCGGCTTCTGCTATGCGTCCATTGCTGGATTTCACTTTGACGAGCAAATGTCTCAACTGCAGAAGATAATCGAGATGAACAAGAGGCCCTATTTTGCAATA GTTGGTGGTAATCTCGCTGGGAAAGCAGCAGCCTTGCTATTTTTGGCATCTAGATGTGACGGCCTAGTGTTTGTTGGCGATGCTGCATTTCAAATAATGCATGCTTTTGGATTACCTGTTCCTATGGAATTGGTGGAACAAGAATCACTAGAGGCAGCCCATGTGCTAGTTGAGGCTGCAAAGGCAAGAGGAGTACAAATCATATTACCAAAAGACTTTTGGTGCCTCAATGATTATTATCCGTCGCAGATGAATATTTTTCCTGCTAATCATATCATGGATG GATGGAAACCTGTTGATGTTGGACCGAACACATTGGAGGAAATGATCTCCGTGCTTTCAAGATGCAAG aaaattttgTGGATTGGAGCTGTAAAGTTCAGCTCATCACATCAAGAATCTGCTGGAGCATCCAACTTAGCTGCGATGCTTTATAATCTTAGTCAAAAGAACTGTGATCTTATTGTGGTTGGCAAACAGGCATGTGAGACAATTGTTGGGAAATCAAGCCATGTTACAGCTGATATGATTGAAAATGCTTCCATTGTCTGGGAGTTTCTGAAAGGGAGAAAGCTTCACGGGCTCTTGGCACTAGATAGA GCATATCCATTTGAGTTGAATTGGGATGCTTTATATGCCAGTATGACCCTACCTCTTGTTGTTGACGTAGGAAGTG GCAACGGCTTATTTCTTACCAGAATGGCAAAGATGAGGAAGGATTGGAACTTTCTTGGACTGGAGAGAAATGAAAAG TTGGTAAGACGTTGTCTTGATCATGTTTCTCAATCTGGAATGACAAATGG CAACAAATGCCACATCAACATTCCGATCCATTGTTTCCAGTTACcctggtga
- the LOC125870197 gene encoding membrane magnesium transporter, with translation MGAGFLVGVIGVLILSHATYSTIQYRALLKITEEEFSGPPIDVVIELIVSLVLCLWAAMAAPGNFKSIHPQSEENRVVALPANLDFMIFNHRGKIFPLETELKLK, from the exons ATGGGTGCCGGTTTCCTCGTTGGCGTCATCGGCGTTCTTATTCTATCTCATGCTACCTATTCCACAATCCAAT ATAGGGCTTTGCTTAAGATTACTGAGGAGGAGTTTTCTGGACCACCCATTGat GTTGTTATCGAATTGATAGTTAGTTTAGTGTTATGCTTGTGGGCTGCAATGGCTGCCCCTGGAAATTTCAAGTCAATCCATCCTCAATCTGAGGAAAACAG GGTGGTCGCTTTGCCTGCCAATCTGGATTTTATGATCTTTAATCACCGTGGGAAAATATTTCCTCTGGAAACCGAGTTGAAGTTGAAGTAA
- the LOC125870187 gene encoding transcription initiation factor TFIID subunit 8, protein MIIGGNAEDKREKESTVDNTREERAGTDDFGRAISRTAVAQICESIGFEIFNESALESLADIAIKYILDLGKTASSSANLAGRTQCNVFDIIHGLEDMCASTGFLRASEVNRCGLSSGIVSEMVEYVESAEEIPFSQPLPHFPVVKHPNLIPSFLQIGETPPYKHIPPWLPAFPDPHTYVRTPTWNERASDPRADKIELARQRRKAERSLLNLQQRLVCNGSAVASTSRQPDDVGITSSASKSENPFLAKPFQAGEKDVDPVALPTKLSSEVDDKNHVSLLETFSPAIQAMKDGLSETVNGTEKTLPDKRPAVCLEFRPGKKALGDSLDLRLWKKGSGRNASLFRRDEDRDDKKRRAELILRQSRENQQELTQL, encoded by the coding sequence ATGATCATTGGAGGTAATGCCGAGGATAAAAGGGAGAAAGAGAGTACTGTTGATAATACTAGGGAAGAAAGAGCTGGTACAGACGATTTTGGGCGAGCAATATCGAGGACCGCAGTGGCACAGATATGTGAAAGTATTGGGTTTGAGATCTTCAATGAATCTGCTCTTGAATCACTTGCAGACATTGCAATTAAGTATATACTTGACCTAGGGAAGACTGCTAGTAGTAGTGCTAATTTAGCTGGAAGAACACAGTGCAATGTGTTTGATATTATTCATGGATTAGAGGATATGTGTGCCTCCACTGGTTTTCTGCGAGCATCGGAAGTGAACCGCTGTGGGTTAAGTTCTGGTATTGTTAGCGAGATGGTTGAGTATGTGGAATCTGCTGAAGAGATACCATTTTCTCAACCTCTTCCACATTTTCCTGTGGTAAAACATCCCAATTTGATACCCAGTTTTTTACAAATTGGTGAAACACCGCCATATAAGCACATACCTCCATGGTTGCCTGCATTTCCTGATCCACATACTTATGTACGGACCCCCACATGGAATGAGAGGGCATCGGATCCTCGAGCTGATAAAATTGAATTAGCAAGACAGCGAAGGAAGGCAGAAAGATCTTTATTAAATTTACAACAGCGATTGGTGTGCAATGGTTCAGCAGTGGCATCAACTTCTAGGCAGCCAGATGATGTTGGTATCACTTCAAGTGCTAGTAAAAGTGAAAACCCATTTCTTGCAAAACCTTTTCAAGCTGGTGAGAAAGATGTGGACCCAGTGGCTCTTCCAACTAAACTTTCTAGTGAGGTAGATGATAAAAATCATGTTTCTTTGCTGGAGACGTTCTCCCCAGCAATTCAGGCAATGAAGGATGGGCTTTCTGAAACAGTGAATGGTACAGAGAAAACACTTCCGGACAAGAGGCCTGCTGTCTGTTTAGAGTTTAGACCTGGAAAGAAGGCCTTAGGTGATTCTTTGGATCTAAGGCTTTGGAAAAAGGGTTCTGGGAGAAACGCTTCCTTGTTCCGGCGGGATGAAGATAGAGATGACAAGAAGAGGAGAGCTGAGTTAATACTGAGACAATCTAGGGAAAATCAGCAGGAGTTAACCCAGTTGTAA
- the LOC125870199 gene encoding uncharacterized protein LOC125870199 yields the protein MEKYFGNAYRGDPGVPHADPERFVNIWIGSAAFSALTWVNPYMWTLSNQYNWHDKAMLFEQYHWKKALKKNEDYEFKWNQYMDKDARDSYYFNWPVYFP from the exons atggagaAGTACTTTGGAAACGCATACAGGGGTGACCCGGGAGTGCCACACGCCGACCCGGAACGATTCGTGAATATATGGATCGGGTCTGCTGCTTTCTCTGCTCTTACATGGGTCAATCCCTACATGTGGACTCTTTCCAATCAATACAA CTGGCATGACAAAGCCATGCTTTTTGAGCAATATCACTGGAAGAAAGCTCTCAAGAAAAATGAGGACTATGAATTTAAG TGGAACCAGTACATGGATAAAGATGCCCGAGACTCGTACTACTTCAATTGGCCTGTTTACTTTCCATAA
- the LOC125870194 gene encoding auxin-responsive protein SAUR71-like: protein MVKSKIIGKLLKAQYLHQLILNSKKMSNNNAATTTTSDQFSVETPRGKTLLVPNDVKEGHFAVFSVNPEEERQRFVVNLHWLNHPSFLKLLKKAEDEYGFKQQGVLEFPCRAEELHKVLATGCSN, encoded by the exons ATGGTGAAGTCCAAGATCATTGGGAAGTTATTGAAGGCTCAATATCTTCATCAATTGATTCTCAATTccaaaaaaatgtcaaataataaTGCTGCTACTACTACTACTAGTGATCAATTTTCCGTCGAAACGCCACGTGGCAAGACATTATTGGTGCCAAATGATGTGAAAGAAGGACATTTTGCTGTTTTTTCAGTGAATCCTGAAGAGGAACGACAAAGGTTTGTGGTGAATTTGCATTGGCTAAATCATCCATCTttcttgaaattattgaaaaaag CTGAAGATGAATATGGATTTAAACAACAAGGTGTTCTTGAATTTCCTTGTCGTGCCGAGGAATTACACAAGGTTCTTGCTACTGGATGTTCGAACTAA